One genomic region from Candidatus Macondimonas diazotrophica encodes:
- the rplK gene encoding 50S ribosomal protein L11, producing the protein MAKKIEAYIKLQVPAGKANPSPPIGPALGQRGVNIMEFCKAFNAQTQNVEPGLPLPVVITVYSDRSFTFITKTPPASVLLKKAAGIAKGSAVPHTNKVGKVTREQLEEIAKAKTPDLSAASLDAAVRTIAGSARSMGLEVEGV; encoded by the coding sequence ATGGCCAAGAAAATCGAAGCTTATATCAAGCTGCAAGTGCCGGCCGGCAAAGCCAATCCGAGTCCGCCGATCGGTCCGGCATTGGGTCAGCGCGGTGTCAACATCATGGAGTTCTGCAAGGCTTTCAATGCGCAGACCCAGAATGTCGAGCCGGGGCTGCCGCTGCCGGTGGTCATTACGGTCTATTCAGACCGCAGCTTTACCTTCATAACCAAGACCCCCCCTGCCAGCGTGCTGCTCAAGAAGGCAGCCGGTATCGCTAAAGGTAGCGCGGTGCCCCACACCAACAAGGTCGGGAAAGTGACGCGAGAGCAGCTCGAGGAAATCGCTAAGGCGAAGACGCCGGATCTGTCCGCTGCAAGCCTGGACGCTGCCGTGCGTACCATCGCCGGTAGTGCGCGTAGTATGGGTCTCGAAGTGGAGGGGGTCTGA